The Pristiophorus japonicus isolate sPriJap1 unplaced genomic scaffold, sPriJap1.hap1 HAP1_SCAFFOLD_2452, whole genome shotgun sequence nucleotide sequence TTTTCcccccaaaagggggcattcccagacacttacgccagttttggccatttatgccactttggccagctaacacttatatcaaatcgacttaggtcagcgtatgtggccaactctgaaaaacgttgcggacagtgaagaaatcagcgcaggtaagtaagtaaggacctgcacccaagcaccaaacagcccaaataaaagttaaaataactaaataaaaataaagaactcgggTAGACAATTGATTAACAagtaaatatttgaagtaaatcctaccttgggcctGGGAAAGCAGCATtcggcctgtacgggaggccattcggcgtggGATAGGGGAGGCCGGCAAAGACACATCGGGAGgctttggtgggggggaggagggggggagggagggaaggagggagaaggcTGGGCTCCACGGcggctgacagcttgcaggacacgctgggagggcgaggagcacgcGCGCagactctactgcgcatgcggtcagctgccggcagtgttttcagtgcagggccGTAGTtctgccccccccactccaccatggacgccgcaccaggacccgggacactcggcagagaAGCCAGGATACGAAAAGTTGTTTGCCGCCCTTTCCAGCGCATAAAGGGTCAGTGCGCAAAAAAACGGGTTCACCAAAATTGGGCccatgtgggggggtggggcgaatttaaagggatatggagcaaaggcaggaaaatggagtcgaggtgcaaatcagccacgatctaattaaatggcacagcaggcccgaggggctgaatggcctcatcctgctcCTAATGTTTCAACGAAAGTCAGTTTGCAGAGGTCTTGTTTAGTCCCGATGTTTGTTAAGTAGTCTTTTTGGAATTAACGACCGTTCAGCCAATTGTGTGAACATAAAAAAGCAGCAAGGGGAGCTTCTGAAGTCCTTCACATTTCTCAACTGAGTTGGATAACTACAATATCATCGACAATATCAGCCTGGGGTGACCAGGAGACCTTTAATCCCTGGAGATAGTGAATATCTGAATACAAGTACATTATGTGACCTGCCCAACACAAATCAATTTGACGCAAGATTTCCTGATCATCCAAGGACTCAGCATACCTGTggcataagggattttgccagcatGTAGGCGTCTTCCGCTTCTTTGGTCTTGTTCAGGTTTTTATAGGTTCTTCCAACATTCATGTGGGCACCAATATCATCTTTGCGATTAGAACGTGAAATAAAACACACCACATTGCGTGAGCAAATCTAATCCAGTGGTCTACTATCTTTACACTTATCCAACCCAACATGCATTACAAGTATGGCCCATTaacatgtgtgcgtgtgtgcgcgtgtgcgtgtgcgcgcgctagacccatgcagcagaacacagtctccaattgtcttggatcccctcACCATTGGAGCAGGAtacgtccgtgtggtggctggcgtgtaacggccaccccacgttaaaagaattcacgcacagacagcttccaccctttaacatgaaAGTCGGGACCTGGGACATCAGGACCCTCATCGAcaaccacaacagtgacacccggaGACCTTAGAACTCGTTTTAGTGTAGAAGCacttcatccttgactccgggccaCTGCCTTAGAaaagaaatgatgatgatgataccaccTAATCTCACCTGCGGGATCGCAGTTTAAGTGTGTCTAATGCACCTTTGAAGTTTCTGTAATTCTGGAAAGGGAAGTAAAATTGCGATTCTAATGGCACTGGCCCTGAAATATGAGTAACATTATGAATGACGGCCTGACACAGTCGAGTTCACAAAGTAATAGATCAAGAAACAAAAGAAAACCCAATGAGGGTTAAATACAACAATGCGCAGTGCAAGAATGCCATAAGCCCACATGGTATTTATAGTGAATTTGGAACCAGTTTCAGATCATTTATTAATACAggatggaaaagaaaaaaaaaaatcacatggttGCCTATGCGGTTTCATCCGACACTTTACTTGCCAATATGTTATATTTCACCATAACCCTTCACCTGATTATTTTTCTTGCACTTTTGAATTATTTATTTGGCTACCTATTAGGTAGCTAAGATCAAATTTGTGCCGATACAAAAATTTGTTCATTCTTTTTGGTTTGGTATCTTCGATGGGTCAGTACCAATGTTCTCTCTCGGCCGCACGGCCCCACAGTAATGAGAAATGTCCCCCACAGTCGGGACCACACAGAACAAagggcagcttacagggaacattggtaaaTAGTTACAGAAggtgggtactgcagggaatttaatggccagagtgatctcctggactaatttcgatcgcctagatgggttggagaggaattttccagatctccccccgcaccccccaaatCGGCCTGGGTTTTTTTCAATCTAGttttttgccactcccaggagatcacatggttttggatgGGGTGGAGCGTGTATATGTTGTGATTCACAAGGAATGGCAATTGtgggggacaggctggatggaccagagggtctttatctGTCCGCCATTGTTTTTATGGATCAGCTATTCTGTCCTACACGCCCCCACTCATGGCCTCTGCATGAGTGTCGGGTTAGATTTTGCATTGCGTGTGCTGTAGCAAAACACAAGAAACCCCAATGACACTCACATGTTTGCAATGTGCAAGTGTGCACTTAATGGGTCATGTGATCAGGCAGCTCAGCCAAAGTCAACACAAGCTGTACAAGATCCAAGCTCACATTTCCTATCTCAAGTCAACAATCACCAGAAGGGATAACGCCCATGTGAAGCTGTACAAATACTTGACAACTTAATTGAGACTGCGTTACCTGGCTGAACCCTTGTGGCTTGAATGAAGTATTTCAAAGCTTTCCCATAGTTGTGCTCATTTTCCAAGGCATGTCCCACATTATTCCAAAGTTTTGCATTGTTTTTATTGAccttgaattttaaaaaaaatagcacAAATCACAGTTTTGGAGCAGAACTACCGAAGAGTGCCAAATCCCTACATAACTACTTTAAAGCAGAACGCCAAACTATTTATATTAGAACTATCGACTCCTCTTGCCCAAAACACACAAATTAAAGCAATATTTAACAGTCACAAGTGGACATTGATCCTCTGAGGACTGCAATTACCATTTTGTATCACTCACAGAATGATACatgacaggaggtggccatttggcccatcgtgcctgtaccggcccTTTGGTAGAAccagggaggcagaggaaagtagaatgggggcagaagcaaaagatagaaagaagaaaagtaaaagtggagggcagagaaacccaggacaaaaatcaaaaagggccacattacagcaaaattccaaaagggcaaaatgtgttaaaaatacaagcctgaaggctctgtccctcaatgtgaggagtattcggaataaggtggacgaattaactgcacaggcagcaattaatgaatatgatataattggcatcacggaggcatggctccagggtgaccaaggctgggaactcaacatccaggaaggataggcagaaaggaaaaggaggcggggtgccgttgctggttaaagagaaaataaacgcaatagtaaggaaggccattagcttggatgatgtgggaatcagtatgggtggtgctacggaataccaaagggcagaaaacgctagtgggagttgtgtacagacaccaaacagtagtagtgaggttggggacagcatcaaacaggaaattagggatgtgtgtaataaaggtagagcagtaatcatgggcgactttaatctacatattgattgggctaaccaaactggtagcaattcagtggaggaggatttcctggagtgtattagggatggttttctggaccaatatgttgaggaaccaactagagggctggccatcctagactgggtgatgtgtaatgagaaaggactaattagcaaccctgttgtgcgaggccccacggggaagagtgaccataatatggtagaattctttattaagatggagagtgacacagttaattcagagactaggggctaGGGGttaggggtcctgaacttaaggaaaggtaacttcgacggtatgaggtgtgaattggctagaatagactggcaaatgatacttaaagggttgacggtggataggcaatggtaaacatttaaagatcacatggatgaacttcaacaattgtacatccctgtctggagtaaaaataaaacggggaaggtggctcaaccgtggctaacaagggaaattagggatggtgtttaatccaaggcagaggcatataaattggccagaaaaagcagcaaacctgaggactgggagaaatttagaattcagcagaggaggacaaagggtttaattaggagggggacaacagagtgtgagaggaagcttgctgggaacaaaaaactaactgcaaaagcttctatagatatgtgaagagaaaaagatcagtgaagacaaaagtaggtccattgcagtcagattcaggtgaatttataatggggaacaaagaaatggcagaccagttgaaccaatactttggttctgtcttcacgaagcaagacacaaataaccttccggaagtactaggggaccgagggtctagtgagaaggaggaactgaaggatatccttattaggcgggaaattgtgttagggaaattgagcggattgaaggccgataaatccccagggcctgatagtctgcatcccagagtacttaaggaagtggccatagaaatagtggatgcactgttgatcattttccaacagtctatcgactctggatcagttcctatggactggagggtagctaatgtaacaccactttttaaaaaaggagggagagagaggaaatgggtaattatagaccggttagcctgaccggttaggggaaaatgttggaatcaattattaaagatgaaatagcagcgcgtttggaaagcagtggcaggaccggtccaagtcagcatggatttatgaaagagaaatcatgcttgacaaatctcctggaattttttgaggatgtaactagtagagtggacaagggagaaccagtggatgtggtgtatttggactttcaaaaggtttttgacaagatcctgcacaagagattggtgtgcaatatcaaagcacatggtatttggggtaatgtactgacgtggatagagaactggttggcagataggaagcagagagttgggataaacgggtccttttcagaatggcaggcagtgattggtggggtgccgcagggttcagtgctgggaccacagctctttataatatacattaatgatttagatgaaggaattgaatgtaatatctccaggtttgcaaatgacactaaactgggtggcggtgtgagctgtgaggaggacgctaagaggctgcagggtgacttggacaggttaggtgagtgggcaaatgcatggcagatacaatataatgtggataagtgtgaggttatccactttaggggcaaaaacatgatggcagattatctgaatggcggcagattaggaaaaggggaggtgcaacgagacctgggtgtcatggttcatcagtcattgaaagttggcatgcaggtacagcaggcggtgaagtcggcaaatggtatgttggccttcatagctagggtatttgagtataggaaagttattgaggccagttcgttagatatattcaaaagggagttagatgtggtccttatggctaaagggatcaaggggtatggagagaaagcaggaaaggggtactgaggtgaatgatcagccatgatcatattgattggcggtgcaggctcaaggtcttactgcagttgtacagggccttggtgaggcctcacatggaatattgtgttcagttttggtatcctaatctgaggaaggacgttcttgctattaagggagtgcagcgaaggttcaccagactgattctgggatggctggagtggcatatgaggagagactggatcaactgggcctgtattcactggagtttagaagaatgagaggggatctcatagaaacacataaaattttgacaggactggataggttagaggcgggaagaatgatcccgatgttggggaagtccagaaccaggggacacagtcttaggataaggggtaggccatttaggactgagatgaggagaaacttcttcactcagagttgttaacctgtggaattccctgccgcagagagttgttgatgccagttcattggatatattcaagagggagttagatgtggcccttacggctaaagggatcaaggggtatggagagaaagcaggaaaggggtactgagggaatgatcagccatgatcttattgaatggtggtgcaggctcgaagggccgaatggcctactcctgcacctattttctatgtttctatccaattagtcgcactccccttgctctttccccgtagccctgtaattctTTTCCAtttatgtatttatccaattctcttttgaatgttactgttgaatctgcttccaccgccctttcagaagtgtattccagatcacaactcgctgcgtagaaaaatgtttcctcattccccctctggttcttttgccaatcaccttcaatctttgtcctctggttaccgaccctcctcccactggaaacagtttctccttatttactctgtcaaaacccttcataattttgtacacccctatcaagtctcctcttaaccttctcagctctaaggagaacaatcccagcttctccagtctctccacataactgaagtccttcatccctggtaccgttcatagaaacatagaaaataggtgcaggagtaggccattcagcccttcgagcctgcaccgccaatcaatatgatcatggctgatcattcacctcagtacccctttcctgctttctctccataccccttgatcctttagccataaggaccatatctaactcccttttgaatatatctaacgaactggcctcaacaactttctgtggtagagaattccacaggttcaccactctctgggtgaagaagtttctcctcatcttggtcctaaatggcttaccccttatccttagactgtgacccctggttctggacttccccaacattgggaacattcttcctgcatctaacctgtccaatcctgtcagaattttttatgtttctatgagatcccctctcatccttctaaattccagtgaatataagcctagtcgatccagtctttcttcatatatcagtcctgctatcctgggaatcagtctggtgaaccttcgctgcactctctcaataggaagaatgtccttcctcagattagacgaccaaaactgaacacaatattcaaggtgtggcctcaccaaggccctatacaactgcagtaaaacctccctgctcctatactcaaatcccctagctatgaaggctaacatgccatttgccttcttcatcgcctgctgtacctgcatgccaaccttcaatgactgatgtaccatgacacccaggtctcgttgcacctccccttttcctaatctgtcaccagattctactattctggtaaatctctgcacccgccccaaggccttgacatccttcctaaagtgcagtatcTAGAATTGGCCACAAACTGCAGCTAAggactaaccagtgtttcataaatgTTGAGCATAACctcattgcttttgtactctgtgcctatcTTAAAAATGCCAAGGATCACATATGCTTTTTTAAAAACAGTGTTCTCAACTTCCTGCCACCATTTGAGTACATGCAAAATTGAAGATTAAGATAGAGTTTTCCATGTACCAGTTACAGTAGAAATTGGTTACATCTTACAGGTTATAGTTAATTCCTCTATGTCCTGTTTAGCTGCAGTGGGATAAAGATGCTCTTTGAAAGGAGAAAGTGTTGAGAGTCATTAAAGGACAACCAACAACTTTGGGGAAAAAAACATATGCTAACTTCAAAATGTACACAATCTTCTGGAGCAAGGCTCCCcccccaaacacatcttcccctccccattCCGAACAAAATCTCATCGTACCTTCAGCCCAGACATGAATAGCGTGTACTCGGACTCCCAATCCCAATTTCTGTAAATTGTTTTACTGGTATGAGCAATCAGTAGAATCGTCAAACCAATCCATGACAGCTTCTTTAGGTTCCTAAAAAAAAAGGACATTAAGAAAACAGGGCAGTGACCTGACAAAATGCATACCGTATCATTTCCTCTCAGTGTTTGGCCCAGCTGAATTGAGCTCGGAGTAGAATCAGTTCCTATTGCAAGATAAAACCTAAATACTGGCCTCACCCGCTTAGAGCAAATAGAGTTTTTCAGCCGAGACGTtaaaccccatctgctctctcaagtggacgtaaaagatcccatcgcactattccgaagagcaggggagttctccccggtgccctgaccaatatttatccctcaaccaacaccacttaataaaacagattatctggtcattatcacattgctgtttgtgggagcttgctgtgcgcaaattggctgccacgtttcccacattacaacagtgactagatttcacttcattggctgtaaagtgctgcggAACGTCCTGaattcatgaaaggtgctatataagtgcaagttctttctttttactgCCAAGCTCCAAAACTCCTGTGCCGAGTTTGCCTCCCCAATGTCCAATTTATTTTTCTTTATTCACTCAcgtgatgtgggtgtcgctggccaggctagcatttattgcccatccctaattgccccttgagaaggtggtggtgagccgccttcttgaaccgctgcagtccgtgtggtgaaggtgctcccacagtgctgttagggagggagttccaggattgtgacccaggaaCTGCGATATCCGAATCTGGTGCcaaggttgatgccgggtggtctgttCGGTTTTATTCTTATAAGTTTTTCGTAGTAGTTTCGATACAACCGCGTGGCTTTCTCGGccgtttcagaaggcagttaagagtcgagcacaattgctgtgggtttggagtgacatataggccagaccggataaggacggcagatttccttccctaaagaaagtttgtaaaccagatgggtttgtactcttaactgccctctgaaatggcctagtgagacactcagttgtaccaaatcatgcttgacaaatcttctggaattttttgaggatgtttccagtagagtggacaagggagaaccagttgatatgtggtgtatttggactttcagaaggctttcgacaaggtcccacacaagagattaatgtgcaaagttaaagcacatgggattgggggtagtgtgctgacgtggattgagaactggttgtcagacaggaagcaaagagtaggagtaaatggggacttttcagaatggcaggcagtgactagtggggtaccgcaaggttctgtgctggggccccagctgtttatacagtacattaatgatttagacgaggggattaaatgtagtatctccaaatttgcagatgacactaagttgggtggcagtgtgagctgcgaggaggattctatgaggctgcagagcgacttggataggttaggtgagtgggcaaatgcatggcagatgaagtataatgtggataaatgtgaggttatccactttggtggtaaaaacagagagacagactattatctgaatggtgacagattaggaaaaggggaggtgcaacgagacttggatgtcatggtacatcagtcattgaaggctggcatgcaggtacaccaggcggttaagaaagcaaatggcatgttggccttcatagcgaggggatttgagtacaggggcagggaggtgttgctacagttgtacagggccttggtgaggccacacctggaatattgtgtacagttttggtctcctaacttgaggaaggacattcttgctattgagggagtgcagcgaaggttcaccagactgattcccgggatgctgggactgacatatcaagaaagattggatcaactgggcttatattcactggagttcagaagaatgagaggggatctcatagaaacttttaaaattctgacgggtttagacaggttagatgcaggaagaatgttcccaatgttggggaagtccagaaccaggggtcacagtctaaggataaggggtaagccatttaggactgagatgaggagaaacttcttcacccagagagtggtgaacctgtggaattctctaccgcagaaagttgttgagtccaattcactaaatatattcaaaatggagttagatgtagtccttactactagggggatcaaggggtatggcgagaaagtaggaatggggtactgaagttgcatgttcagccatgaactcattgaatggcggtgcaggctagaagggccgaatggcctgctcctgcacctattttctatgtttctaaaccgctacaacaaagttagcactgtgggggtaccttcaccacacggactgcagcgattcaaggctgcggctcaccaccaacttttcAAGGGGCAATCagagaagggcaataaatgccaggcttgccaacgacgcccacatcccacggacgaataaaaaaaacaaaaaTTACATCGCAGGACGCAAAAATGAATTGCCTTTAATTAAGTTGACTATATATAGCACCGGATCATGTCTCTGAAACTCACTTCACAAAGAATTGGGGCCTGCTGTGGTAATGAATGATCAGTTCATCAGAATGTCGGCCATGAGTCGGACACTACTGTTTATCcccccaaatagtgccatgggatttttaataCCCACCTGAACCATCAGAACAAAAAGACAAgcgtttaatgtcccatctgaaagacaacacctgccAACAATGCAGCAGCCCCTCAGCATTGCACGGAATTGGCAAATTATAACGTGTTGGtcttggagtgggacctgaacacacaaccttttgaatcggaggcaagagtgctacccactgagccacgctgaGTTTATAACATGCGACTAATTTACAGTGAAGATGCACGGTACTATGGTGAAGAAATGCCATGCTTCACCACAGCAAAACTGATGCACCACAGAAACAAGCCACAGGAAGCTTTCATTGCATTCGGACCACAGAGAatggttgaggtaaatagcatggatgcatttaaagtGAAGCTAGCTACACGcgagggagagaggaacagagggatatggtgatgagtTAGGCAAAGCAAGCTGGGAGGAGGCTGAATTTGAGCCGAATGctctgtttctgcgctgtaaatgccgTGTAATTCTATGCAAGCCAACAATTCAATATATGTATTTAACAATTGGTAAAATCAGCAACAAAGCAAATAAAGTAACATGGGTATAGATTGGAATTTTCTACCCAACGTCAGTGAGG carries:
- the LOC139245897 gene encoding protein O-mannosyl-transferase TMTC3-like, with protein sequence ALSFMVLPFIPASNLFFPVGFVVAERVLYVPSMGFCLLVAHGWKKIAGTRNLKKLSWIGLTILLIAHTSKTIYRNWDWESEYTLFMSGLKVNKNNAKLWNNVGHALENEHNYGKALKYFIQATRVQPDDIGAHMNVGRTYKNLNKTKEAEDAYMLAKSLMPQ